The Halostagnicola larsenii XH-48 region CGCTCGAGGCTCGTTCGAAGCCCCGAATTGGTCGTTCGGTTGACGAAGCGGTGATCTCCCGCGACGAGATCCGCCAGTCCCTCGATCTCCCGCGGATTGCCCGACTCGACGATCAGCCCCCACTCGCGGGTCCACCGGCCGAGTTCGGACGCCTCGACGTCTCGCTCGAGCGGCCCGGCGACGACGGCGAAATCCGGCACACCGTTTCGGAGCCGCCTGAGGCCCGGACGAGTGCCGACCGAGAGGTATCGTGGATTCTCGAGGTCGTCGAGCAGTCGATTGAGCGTCGGATCGTCCTCGCCGACGCCAAGCAGCGTCGGCGGCCGAACGTCCGGCGAAAAGAGCCGCACGTCGACCCGTTCGCCCGCCTCGAGGTAGTCCGTCTCGGCCGGAACCTCGACCACGCCGTCGGCCTCGGCGAGGCTCGTCGTCGCCCCGCTTCCCTTGTCGACCGGATAGACGAGCCGGTCGCCGTTCCCGTCGGTCGTGACGCCGACGGGCATGAGCCGAAGCCGCCCCTGGTCTGAGCGCTCTTCGGTCGCCATCGAGCCGGTGACGGTCGCACTCGCCGGCTCCGGAACGCCCGCGGCCTCGCGAATCGCCGGCGCGACGAACGTCCGAAAGACCATCATCGCCGAGACGGGGTAACCGGGGAGGCCGACGTAGGCGGATTCGCCGGTAGATGGGATCGACCCGCCTGCGGCGTCGTCCGATCGGGGTCCGGAGTCCTCGAGTCGACCGATCAGCATCGGTTTTCCGGGCTTGACGCCGACACCGTGCAACAGGAGTTCGCCCTGTTCTTCGATGACGCGGTAGATGACATCGACGGCGCTCGCGCTCGTCGATCCGGAAGAGAGAACGAGATCGCACTCGGCGGCGGCCTCGCGAAGCACGCGTTCCATCTCTTCTGGGTCGTCGCCCGCGTGAGGGTAGAGGACGGGTTCGCCTCCCGCGTCTTCGACGCCCGCGGCAATAGTGTAGCTGTTGACGTCGTAAATCTGGCCGCGAGCGCTCTCTATGGGCTCGCCGGGTCGAACGAGTTCGTCGCCGGTCGAGACGATGCCGACTCGAGGCTTCGCCCGGACCGGGACCTCCTCGCGACCGAGCGCGGAGAGGAGACCGATATCCCGCGGCGTCAGTCGCGTTCCGGGGCCGATAGCCCGTTCGCCCGCGGCGACGTCGGCACCCGCGAACATCACGTTGTCGCCGGGAGCGACGCTCGTTCGAACGAGCACATCGACGGTACCGTCGTCACCGTCACTGTCGCCGCCGTCTCCCGCGTCTTCGTCCGTTCGTTCTACGGGCACCATCGCGTCGGCACCCTCGGGCATCACCGCGCCCGTCGAGATCTCGACGGCTTCGCCCTCGGCGACGGTCACGTCGGGTTCCTCGCCGGCGTGGACCGTGCCGACGAGCGAAAGCCGCGCGGGGTCGGCCTCGTCAGCGCCGAAGGTGTCCCGCGCTCGAA contains the following coding sequences:
- a CDS encoding molybdopterin biosynthesis protein; its protein translation is MDRKEFRDLASPAEAREAIDSLSLEGGVDRVSLAEARGRVLLARIDAELDVPGFDRSNMDGYALRARDTFGADEADPARLSLVGTVHAGEEPDVTVAEGEAVEISTGAVMPEGADAMVPVERTDEDAGDGGDSDGDDGTVDVLVRTSVAPGDNVMFAGADVAAGERAIGPGTRLTPRDIGLLSALGREEVPVRAKPRVGIVSTGDELVRPGEPIESARGQIYDVNSYTIAAGVEDAGGEPVLYPHAGDDPEEMERVLREAAAECDLVLSSGSTSASAVDVIYRVIEEQGELLLHGVGVKPGKPMLIGRLEDSGPRSDDAAGGSIPSTGESAYVGLPGYPVSAMMVFRTFVAPAIREAAGVPEPASATVTGSMATEERSDQGRLRLMPVGVTTDGNGDRLVYPVDKGSGATTSLAEADGVVEVPAETDYLEAGERVDVRLFSPDVRPPTLLGVGEDDPTLNRLLDDLENPRYLSVGTRPGLRRLRNGVPDFAVVAGPLERDVEASELGRWTREWGLIVESGNPREIEGLADLVAGDHRFVNRTTNSGLRTSLERAIDALADERDVSRATLTEAIDGFDLGLRAHESPARRIIAGSADVALGLRETADHLGLEFVSLGGQPVRVLGALDRLDKRGVRELADRLED